The DNA segment CCGCTGGTCACGACCGCCGGAGGCCAGGTCGGCGAGCCGCTCGCCGCCGAAGGTGATCCGCACCACGGACGGGCTCAGCCGCCGGGACCGGACGACGTGCACATCGAAGAAGCGGAACGGTGCGGTGGCGGGGGCGGCGGTCGTGGTCATGCGGGGGAACCTCCCGGGAGGATGCTGGGGCGTTCGGCGGTGGGGTGCGGTGGCTGGTGCGGGGCGGCCGGGTGGCCGGGCGGGCGTCCGTGGCGGCCGGGGGCGATGCCGTTGGCCGGGGGCGGGCCGGACCGGTCGTGGCGCGACCGGTCCGCACCCGCCGCCGAAGCCGCCGCGGACGGGCGTCACTTGACCTTCTTCGCGCCCTCGATCGCCTTGGCGAGCGACTCGATCAGCGGCGCGGCGCCCGCGTAGGAGAAGCGCGGCTCGCTCGACCAGGGCGTGATCTGGCCGGCCTTGACGGCGGGCAGCTTGGCCCAGGAGGGCTTGGCCGCCAGGTCCTTGGGCTGGAGGGTGGCGGTCCGGTTGTCCAGCAGGAGGACATCGGCCTGGTACTTGTCGGCGTTCTCCCAGCTCAGGCTCTCGAAGTAGCCGCCCTTGTCCAGGTGGTCGGGGACGATCAGGTCGACGCCGAGGGACTTGTAGTACATGAGGTCGGCGTTGATGCCGGGGTTGGAGGCGTAGAAGAGGTCGGGGCTGCCGGAGCAGGCGAGGACCTTGACCGGGTGGGCCTTGGCGGCCTTGCGCAGCGCCGCGGACGCCTTCTCGAAACGGGCCTTGGCGTCGGTGACCTTCTTGGCCTTCAGGTCGGCGCCGAGCGACCCGGCCAGCTCGGCGTAGCGCTCGATGATCTTGATGAGCGGAGTGCGGGAGGAGGTGAGGGCGACGGACTCGGCCAGCTTGGCGATCTTGTCCTTGCTGTCGTCCGGCACGAACCACAGGGCGCCCGGCTCGTACATGTTGGTGACCAGCAGGTCGGGCCGCAGCGCCGCGTACTTCTCGACGTTGAACTGGTTGTAGGCGTTGCCGATGATGGTGACCTTGTCGACGTCCAGGTCACCGGCCTGCGGATCGGGCTTGCCGTTCTTGAGCTTGGTGGGGCCGAAGACGCCGACGATCTGATCGTCGATCCCGAAGTCGTGCAGTGCCGCGGCGGTGCCGGTGAAGGCGACGATGCGCCGCGGGGTGTGCTGGAGGGACACCTTCTGCTTGCGGTCGTCGGTGAACGACCACGGCTTGGCATCGCCGTTGGCGCCTGCCGAGTCCTTGCCCCCGCCGCATGCGGCGAGCAGGGCGCCGATGCCGAGGGCGCCACCCGCGGCCAGGATGCCGCGGCGGGACGGGGTGAGGCTACCGGAGGTGCTCATGATGGCGGTGCTTCTCTCTGGGAGGGGCCGAGGAAGAAATTGTGAGGGTAGGCTAACCTAACCATCGTGTTGGTTGACAGTCCCCCCGAAGCAACAACGGCCCCGGTCCCCGTGAAGCCGCGGCGGCGTCATCTCCTGTGCTCCGTGGGGCTGGTGGCCGCCGTGGCCGTCCTCGCGGCCGTCGCCGTCCTGGGCATCGCCGTCGGCGCGAAACCGATCCCCCTCGACCAGGTGTGGCACGGGGTGTTCCACTACACCGGCTCCGACACCGACGTGGTCATCCGCGACGTCCGCTTCCCGCGCACCCTGCTGGGCCTGCTCGTCGGCGCCGCGCTCGGCCTGGCCGGCACGGTCATGCAGGCGCTCACCCGCAATCCCCTGGCGGACCCGGGAGTTCTCGGCATCAACGCCGGTGCCTCGGCCGCGGTCGTCACCGCCATCAGCTTCCTCGGCGTCACCTCGCTGACCGGCTACGTGTGGTTCGCGTTCGCCGGCGCCGCGGTGGTCTCCGTCGCGGTGTACGTCCTCGGCGGCACCCGCGGCGCCACACCCGTACGGCTCGCCCTCGCCGGCACCGCGCTGACCGCCGTCCTCGTCGGCTACATCAACGCCGTGAACCTGCTGGACACCGCCACCCTCGACAAGATGCGCTTCTGGACGGTGGGTTCGCTGGCCGCGGCCACCCTGCCGACGGTCACCGGGATCGCGCCGTTCCTCGCGGTGGGCGGCGTCCTCGCGCTGCTGATCGCCCGGCCGCTGAACGCCCTCGCGCTCGGCGACGACCAGGCGCGGGCGCTGGGCGCCCGGCTGACCCGCACCCGGGTGCTGGCGATGGCCGCGGTGACCCTGCTGTGCGGCGGGGCGACCGCCGCCTGCGGCCCGATCGTGTACGTGGGCCTGATGGTTCCGCATGCCGTACGGGCCGTCACCGGGCCCGACCTGCGCTGGATCCTGCCGTACTCCGCGGTGCTCTCGCCGGTCCTGCTGCTCGGCGCCGACGTCCTGGGCAGGGTGGTCGCCCGGCCCGGTGAGCTGCAGGTCGGCATCGTCACGGCCGTCGTCGGCGGCCCCGTCTTCATCTATCTCGTACGGCGTCGGAGGATGGCCCAGCTGTGAGCGCGACCGTGAAGCCCGGCAAGGGCAAGGGCATCGAGGAGAAGGCCGGGGCCGGGCGCGGCCCGCGGACCGGGGCCGGCCGGCGGGTCACCGTGCTGCGGGCTCCGGGCGGGCGCTCGGTACGGCTCGACGTGCCCGCCGTGGTGGCCGGACTGGTGCTGCTGGCCGTCGCGCTGGCCGCCGGTGTCGCCCTGATCGGCTCCGGCGACTACCCCATGACCCCGTCCGAGGTGATCACCACCCTGACCGGTGGCGGGGACCCCGGCCAGGAGTTCATCGTGCAGGACCTGCGGCTGCCGCGGGTGCTGGTGGGGCTGCTGGCCGGCGCGGCGTTCGGGATCTCCGGGGCGGTCTTCCAGACCGTCTCGCGCAATCCGCTGGGCAGCCCCGACGTGCTCGGGTTCGCCCAGGGCTCGTCCGTCGGCGCGCTGGTCGCCATCGTCTACTTCCAGGCCGGGACCCTCGCGGTCGCCGCCGGAGCCGTCGCCGGCGGGGTGCTCACCGGCGTCGCGATCTTCCTCCTCGCCTGGAAGCGCGGCATCCACGGCTACCGCTTCGTGCTCGTCGGCATCGGCGCCGGCGCCATGCTGTACGCGATGGTGCTCTACCTCCTGACGAAGGCGAACATCGTCGAGGCGACCCGCGCCACCACCTGGATGACCGGATCCCTCAACGGCCGTGACTGGGACCAGTTCGGGCCGCTGGCCGCGGTCTGCGCCGTCCTCGTCCCGCTGCTGCTGTGCTACGGGCGTCCGCTGCGCATGCTGGAGATGGGCGACGACGCGGCCAGCGCGCTGGGCGTCCGCGTCGAGCGGGTCCGCGTCGTCGTCCTGCTGGTGGCGGTCGTGCTCGTCGCCGCGGCCACCGCGGCCGCCGGGCCGATCTCCTTCGTGGCGCTCACCGCGCCCCAGTTGGCCCGCCGGATGTCCCTGCCGCGCTTCCTCAAGGGCGCCGGGCGGGGCGCCCCGCTGCCCGGCCCCAACCTGCTGCTGTCCGCCCTCATGGGCGCCGCGCTGCTGGTCACCGCGGACTGGGCCGCCCAGCGGCTGTTCGGCGCCGACCAGCTGCCGGTGGGCGTCCTCACCGGCGTGCTCGGCGGCGGCTATCTGCTGTGGCTGCTGGCCACGGAGCGCAGGGCGGGGCGGGTATGAGCGGGCGGGGGCGACGGCGAGGAGCCGGGCAACCGCGGCGCGCCGGGGAAGGGCAGCGCCGAAGAGCCGGGCGGCCGCCCCGGGCCGGGTAGGGCCGCGGCAGCGCGCCGGGCAACAGCACAGCACACGACAACCCCAGGAGTTCCGAAGTGAGCCGTCTCGCGGCTGAGAACGTCACCCTCGCCTACGACCAGCGGGTCATCGCCGAGAACCTCTCGGTGGCCATCCCCGACCGCTCCTTCACCGTCATCGTCGGCCCCAACGCCTGCGGTAAGTCCACGCTGCTGCGCGCGCTCTCGCGGATGCTCAAGCCGGCCACCGGTTCGGTGCTGCTGGACGGCTCGGCGATCTCCGCACTGCCGGCCAAGAAGGTCGCCAGGACGCTCGGGCTGCTGCCGCAGTCCTCGATCGCCCCGGACGGGATCACCGTGGCGGACCTGGTGGCGCGCGGCCGCTATCCGCACCAGGGGCTGCTGCGGCAGTGGTCGCCCGACGACGAGCGGATCGTCCAGGAGTCGATGGCCGCCACCGGCGTCGGCGAGCTCGCCGAACGCCATGTCGACGAGCTGTCCGGCGGGCAGCGCCAGCGGGTGTGGATCGCGATGGCGCTCGCCCAGCAGACGCCGCTGTTCCTGCTCGACGAGCCGACCACCTATCTGGACATCCAGCACCAGATCGAGGTGCTGGACCTCTGCGCCGAGCTGCACGAGGAGCAGGGGCGGACGCTGGTCGCGGTGCTGCACGACCTCAACCACGCGGCCCGTTACGCCACCCATCTGATCGCCATGAAGGACGGCGCGGTCCTCGCCGAGGGCGCGCCGGCCGACATCGTCACCGCGGAACTGGTGGAACGGGTCTTCGGGCTCGGCTGCCAGATCATCGAGGACCCGGAGACCGGCACCCCGCTCGTCGTCCCGGCCGCACGCAAGCGCCGTCGCACCGGCTCGGGAGCGGGACGGGCCGACGGCGGCGCGGCCGAGGCGAAGCGGACCACCGAAGGGAACGCGAACGACGGGAACGTGAGCGACGCAGACGCGGCCGGCGACAGCGCTGCCGCGGCGGACCGGACGGGCGAGACGGCGCCTACAGCAGCGTCCTGAGGCGCAGCAGGTCGCGCAGGCCGGCCTCCAGCTTGACGCGGCCGCTGCCCCAGGCCCTGGCGAAGTTCAGCGTGCCGTCCACCAGGGCGACGAGATCGTCGCCGGACATGGCCAGGCGGATCTCGGCCTTGTGCGGGGGCGGGCCGGGGACGCTGGTCACCTCCTGGATGGAGCCGTCGGACAGCCGCCCGAGGAAGGTCACATCGAGGTCCGTGATGCGGCAGCTCAGCGAACGGTCGAGCGCCGCCGCGCTGCGGACGCTGCCGTCCGCCGAGGACAGGTTCTGGGCCAGCCGGTCGAGAGCGGCGCGGCACTGGTCGAGGGTTGCCATCGTGATCGACGATACGCCAGGTCGGGGACGGCTCGTTCCCCCTTGTCGGCCTGCGCCGAGGTAGCGTCGGGGGCATGGAAGAGCCGACGTCCGGCCCGGAGCCGGAGGCACCCGCGGGAACCGCTCCAGGCGACCCCGCGCGACCGGGGCACCCCGCGCCGGCGGACCCCGTACGGCCGGGGGAGCCCGCGCCGGAGGAGGAGCCCCCGCCCGGGGAGCCCGCGCCGCCGGGGCGACGTACCGAGCCGGCGGGCCGACGCGGCGAGCCGTCCGGGCAGCGTTCCGAGCCGGACGGACCGGCCGGGCCGCAGCCGATCGGGGTGGGCACGACAGCGACCGGAGAGGCCGCGGTCGACTCCGCGCTGCGCCGTCTCGCCGATGCCGACCACCTCCCGGCGAGCGGACACCTGCGGGTGTACGAGGATGTCCACCGTGGGCTGCGCGAGGTGCTGGCCGGTCTCGACCAGCACCCCGGGCCGCCCGCACCTTCCCCGACGCCGCACGACAACAGGAGCTGAACCACAGGTGGCAGGAGTGGCACGACGCCGACTCGACGCGGAGCTGGTGCGCCGCAAGCTGGCCCGTTCCCGCGAGCACGCGAGCCAGCTGATCGCCGCGGGCCGGGTGACGGTCGGCGGCGCGACCGCGACCAAGCCGGCCACCCAGGTGGAGACCAGCGCGGCCGTGGTCGTCCGTGAGGACGAGAGCGACCCCGACTACGTCTCGCGCGGCGGGCACAAGCTCGCCGGCGCGCTCGCCGCCTTCGTGCCGCTCGGCCTGAAGGTCGAAGGGCGCCGGGCGCTGGACGCGGGCGCCTCGACCGGTGGCTTCACCGACGTCCTGCTGCGGGCCGGCGCCGGTCATGTCGTCGCCGTCGACGTCGGATACGGACAGCTCGCCTGGTCGCTGCAGAGCGATGAGCGGGTCACCGTGAAGGACCGCACCAACGTGCGCGAGCTGACCCTCGAACAGATCGACTCGCAGCCCGTCGACCTCGTTGTCGGCGACCTCTCGTTCATTCCGCTGGGTCTCGTCCTGCCCGCGCTGGCGCGGTGCGCGGCGCCCGATGCGGACCTGGTGCTGATGGTCAAGCCGCAGTTCGAGGTCGGCAAGGAGCGGCTGGGCAGCGGCGGCGTGGTGCGCAGCGCGGAGCTGCGGGCCGAGGCGGTGCGCGCGG comes from the Streptomyces angustmyceticus genome and includes:
- a CDS encoding ABC transporter substrate-binding protein, whose translation is MSTSGSLTPSRRGILAAGGALGIGALLAACGGGKDSAGANGDAKPWSFTDDRKQKVSLQHTPRRIVAFTGTAAALHDFGIDDQIVGVFGPTKLKNGKPDPQAGDLDVDKVTIIGNAYNQFNVEKYAALRPDLLVTNMYEPGALWFVPDDSKDKIAKLAESVALTSSRTPLIKIIERYAELAGSLGADLKAKKVTDAKARFEKASAALRKAAKAHPVKVLACSGSPDLFYASNPGINADLMYYKSLGVDLIVPDHLDKGGYFESLSWENADKYQADVLLLDNRTATLQPKDLAAKPSWAKLPAVKAGQITPWSSEPRFSYAGAAPLIESLAKAIEGAKKVK
- a CDS encoding FecCD family ABC transporter permease, whose amino-acid sequence is MKPRRRHLLCSVGLVAAVAVLAAVAVLGIAVGAKPIPLDQVWHGVFHYTGSDTDVVIRDVRFPRTLLGLLVGAALGLAGTVMQALTRNPLADPGVLGINAGASAAVVTAISFLGVTSLTGYVWFAFAGAAVVSVAVYVLGGTRGATPVRLALAGTALTAVLVGYINAVNLLDTATLDKMRFWTVGSLAAATLPTVTGIAPFLAVGGVLALLIARPLNALALGDDQARALGARLTRTRVLAMAAVTLLCGGATAACGPIVYVGLMVPHAVRAVTGPDLRWILPYSAVLSPVLLLGADVLGRVVARPGELQVGIVTAVVGGPVFIYLVRRRRMAQL
- a CDS encoding FecCD family ABC transporter permease; translated protein: MSATVKPGKGKGIEEKAGAGRGPRTGAGRRVTVLRAPGGRSVRLDVPAVVAGLVLLAVALAAGVALIGSGDYPMTPSEVITTLTGGGDPGQEFIVQDLRLPRVLVGLLAGAAFGISGAVFQTVSRNPLGSPDVLGFAQGSSVGALVAIVYFQAGTLAVAAGAVAGGVLTGVAIFLLAWKRGIHGYRFVLVGIGAGAMLYAMVLYLLTKANIVEATRATTWMTGSLNGRDWDQFGPLAAVCAVLVPLLLCYGRPLRMLEMGDDAASALGVRVERVRVVVLLVAVVLVAAATAAAGPISFVALTAPQLARRMSLPRFLKGAGRGAPLPGPNLLLSALMGAALLVTADWAAQRLFGADQLPVGVLTGVLGGGYLLWLLATERRAGRV
- a CDS encoding ABC transporter ATP-binding protein; translated protein: MSRLAAENVTLAYDQRVIAENLSVAIPDRSFTVIVGPNACGKSTLLRALSRMLKPATGSVLLDGSAISALPAKKVARTLGLLPQSSIAPDGITVADLVARGRYPHQGLLRQWSPDDERIVQESMAATGVGELAERHVDELSGGQRQRVWIAMALAQQTPLFLLDEPTTYLDIQHQIEVLDLCAELHEEQGRTLVAVLHDLNHAARYATHLIAMKDGAVLAEGAPADIVTAELVERVFGLGCQIIEDPETGTPLVVPAARKRRRTGSGAGRADGGAAEAKRTTEGNANDGNVSDADAAGDSAAAADRTGETAPTAAS
- a CDS encoding sterol-binding protein, which produces MATLDQCRAALDRLAQNLSSADGSVRSAAALDRSLSCRITDLDVTFLGRLSDGSIQEVTSVPGPPPHKAEIRLAMSGDDLVALVDGTLNFARAWGSGRVKLEAGLRDLLRLRTLL
- a CDS encoding TlyA family RNA methyltransferase; the protein is MAGVARRRLDAELVRRKLARSREHASQLIAAGRVTVGGATATKPATQVETSAAVVVREDESDPDYVSRGGHKLAGALAAFVPLGLKVEGRRALDAGASTGGFTDVLLRAGAGHVVAVDVGYGQLAWSLQSDERVTVKDRTNVRELTLEQIDSQPVDLVVGDLSFIPLGLVLPALARCAAPDADLVLMVKPQFEVGKERLGSGGVVRSAELRAEAVRAVASRAAELEFGVLGVTASPLPGPSGNVEYFLWLRAGAPALDPADVDRAVAEGPR